The following are from one region of the Poecilia reticulata strain Guanapo linkage group LG7, Guppy_female_1.0+MT, whole genome shotgun sequence genome:
- the borcs6 gene encoding BLOC-1-related complex subunit 6 isoform X3, whose amino-acid sequence MSLSPVIGTEVPETANGVATPVSLENGPHAPVSVKHGGSRLPDDRAESMDGRTENHVDTANRLNAAENNLDTETDLHERTSSLSLHGSQVVDLSFHDDAETGNSEFKDTDIPEGSKAEDLVLMWDSAPHAEPTDVCRQGGPDIAERHPKEAESEERRLDRREEDEDGEKEKQDMETDEKNENRWRNTGGRAKKEPSQHYSSSAPGPSTTSSSSTPQPALLTSDDTPCPPHVMAQVWVRNNRGMQDSKSLDEISQACGGGPGARGGGRSGQSEGRRATISSALELEGTVSHEGDLTNFITKNLEQKIKMSSKPSLDCSDSDCSGPIYRSRGLSRRPADIPPIDPTVLLDLQRHTQEVAHSVEMMMKSLNGTIQNMTALSVGYIQTYRDSVDSLGESVDMSIKGMYTLMARCEELDRSMQPIHTLAAQIRDIKRTLDALEAICK is encoded by the exons ATGAGTCTCTCCCCTGTTATTGGCACAGAAGTGCCAGAAACAGCTAATGGGGTGGCGACGCCCGTCTCCCTGGAGAACGGCCCTCATGCGCCGGTCTCGGTAAAACACGGCGGGAGCAGGTTACCGGATGACAGAGCGGAATCGATGGACGGGAGAACAGAGAACCACGTTGACACAGCAAACAGACTGAACGCTGCAGAAAACAACTTAGACACTGAGACAGATCTTCACGAGAGAACATCTAGCTTATCATTACACGGTTCCCAGGTGGTAGACCTCTCTTTTCATGATGACGCAGAAACGGGAAACTCCGAATTCAAAGACACAGACATTCCTGAGGGATCGAAGGCCGAGGATCTGGTTCTCATGTGGGATTCAGCACCGCATGCAGAGCCCACAGACGTATGTCGGCAGGGAGGCCCTGACATTGCAGAAAGACACCCGAAAGAGGCTGAGAGTGAAGAGAGAAGGCTCGACAGaagagaggaagatgaggacggagagaaagagaaacaggatATGGAGACGGACGAGAAGAACGAGAACAGGTGGAGGAACACTGGAGGAAGAGCAAAGAAGGAG CCCTCGCAACACTACTCCTCTTCAGCCCCCGGTCCCAgtaccacctcctcctcttctacTCCTCAACCTGCTCTTCTCACCTCAGACGACACTCCATGCCCTCCCCACGTCATGGCCCAGGTTTGGGTTCGGAACAACCGGGGGATGCAGGACAGCAAGAGCCTGGATGAAATCAGCCAAGCCTGCGGAG GTGGTCCAGGAGCCAGAGGAGGTGGCAGAAGCGGGCAGTCAGAGGGCCGAAGGGCCACCATCTCCTCGGCTCTGGAGCTGGAGGGGACGGTCAGCCATGAAGGAGACCTCACCAACTTCATCACAAAGAACCTGGAGCAGAAGATCAAAATGAGCTCCAAGCCCAGCCTGGACTGCAGTGATT CTGACTGCTCGGGTCCAATCTACCGAAGCCGAGGGTTGTCACGGAGACCAGCGGACATCCCGCCGATTGACCCCACAGTTCTGTTGGACCTCCAGAGACACACCCAGGAGGTGGCCCACAGCGtggagatgatgatgaagagccTCAACGGGACCATCCAGAAT ATGACGGCTCTGAGCGTTGGCTACATCCAGACCTACAGAGACTCTGTGGACAGCCTGGGAGAGTCTGTAGACATGAGCATAAAG GGCATGTACACACTAATGGCTCGTTGCGAGGAGCTGGATCGCTCCATGCAGCCCATCCACACGCTGGCGGCTCAGATCCGTGACATCAAACGCACCCTGGATGCTCTAGAAGCGATCTGCAAGTAA
- the borcs6 gene encoding BLOC-1-related complex subunit 6 isoform X1, which translates to MTNGARSHGSCTQLWKPKSEGGMSLSPVIGTEVPETANGVATPVSLENGPHAPVSVKHGGSRLPDDRAESMDGRTENHVDTANRLNAAENNLDTETDLHERTSSLSLHGSQVVDLSFHDDAETGNSEFKDTDIPEGSKAEDLVLMWDSAPHAEPTDVCRQGGPDIAERHPKEAESEERRLDRREEDEDGEKEKQDMETDEKNENRWRNTGGRAKKEPSQHYSSSAPGPSTTSSSSTPQPALLTSDDTPCPPHVMAQVWVRNNRGMQDSKSLDEISQACGGGPGARGGGRSGQSEGRRATISSALELEGTVSHEGDLTNFITKNLEQKIKMSSKPSLDCSDSDCSGPIYRSRGLSRRPADIPPIDPTVLLDLQRHTQEVAHSVEMMMKSLNGTIQNMTALSVGYIQTYRDSVDSLGESVDMSIKGMYTLMARCEELDRSMQPIHTLAAQIRDIKRTLDALEAICK; encoded by the exons ATGACCAACG GAGCAAGATCACATGGTTCCTGCACGCAGCTGTGGAAACCGAAAT CAGAGGGAGGGATGAGTCTCTCCCCTGTTATTGGCACAGAAGTGCCAGAAACAGCTAATGGGGTGGCGACGCCCGTCTCCCTGGAGAACGGCCCTCATGCGCCGGTCTCGGTAAAACACGGCGGGAGCAGGTTACCGGATGACAGAGCGGAATCGATGGACGGGAGAACAGAGAACCACGTTGACACAGCAAACAGACTGAACGCTGCAGAAAACAACTTAGACACTGAGACAGATCTTCACGAGAGAACATCTAGCTTATCATTACACGGTTCCCAGGTGGTAGACCTCTCTTTTCATGATGACGCAGAAACGGGAAACTCCGAATTCAAAGACACAGACATTCCTGAGGGATCGAAGGCCGAGGATCTGGTTCTCATGTGGGATTCAGCACCGCATGCAGAGCCCACAGACGTATGTCGGCAGGGAGGCCCTGACATTGCAGAAAGACACCCGAAAGAGGCTGAGAGTGAAGAGAGAAGGCTCGACAGaagagaggaagatgaggacggagagaaagagaaacaggatATGGAGACGGACGAGAAGAACGAGAACAGGTGGAGGAACACTGGAGGAAGAGCAAAGAAGGAG CCCTCGCAACACTACTCCTCTTCAGCCCCCGGTCCCAgtaccacctcctcctcttctacTCCTCAACCTGCTCTTCTCACCTCAGACGACACTCCATGCCCTCCCCACGTCATGGCCCAGGTTTGGGTTCGGAACAACCGGGGGATGCAGGACAGCAAGAGCCTGGATGAAATCAGCCAAGCCTGCGGAG GTGGTCCAGGAGCCAGAGGAGGTGGCAGAAGCGGGCAGTCAGAGGGCCGAAGGGCCACCATCTCCTCGGCTCTGGAGCTGGAGGGGACGGTCAGCCATGAAGGAGACCTCACCAACTTCATCACAAAGAACCTGGAGCAGAAGATCAAAATGAGCTCCAAGCCCAGCCTGGACTGCAGTGATT CTGACTGCTCGGGTCCAATCTACCGAAGCCGAGGGTTGTCACGGAGACCAGCGGACATCCCGCCGATTGACCCCACAGTTCTGTTGGACCTCCAGAGACACACCCAGGAGGTGGCCCACAGCGtggagatgatgatgaagagccTCAACGGGACCATCCAGAAT ATGACGGCTCTGAGCGTTGGCTACATCCAGACCTACAGAGACTCTGTGGACAGCCTGGGAGAGTCTGTAGACATGAGCATAAAG GGCATGTACACACTAATGGCTCGTTGCGAGGAGCTGGATCGCTCCATGCAGCCCATCCACACGCTGGCGGCTCAGATCCGTGACATCAAACGCACCCTGGATGCTCTAGAAGCGATCTGCAAGTAA
- the borcs6 gene encoding BLOC-1-related complex subunit 6 isoform X2 produces the protein MTNAEGGMSLSPVIGTEVPETANGVATPVSLENGPHAPVSVKHGGSRLPDDRAESMDGRTENHVDTANRLNAAENNLDTETDLHERTSSLSLHGSQVVDLSFHDDAETGNSEFKDTDIPEGSKAEDLVLMWDSAPHAEPTDVCRQGGPDIAERHPKEAESEERRLDRREEDEDGEKEKQDMETDEKNENRWRNTGGRAKKEPSQHYSSSAPGPSTTSSSSTPQPALLTSDDTPCPPHVMAQVWVRNNRGMQDSKSLDEISQACGGGPGARGGGRSGQSEGRRATISSALELEGTVSHEGDLTNFITKNLEQKIKMSSKPSLDCSDSDCSGPIYRSRGLSRRPADIPPIDPTVLLDLQRHTQEVAHSVEMMMKSLNGTIQNMTALSVGYIQTYRDSVDSLGESVDMSIKGMYTLMARCEELDRSMQPIHTLAAQIRDIKRTLDALEAICK, from the exons ATGACCAACG CAGAGGGAGGGATGAGTCTCTCCCCTGTTATTGGCACAGAAGTGCCAGAAACAGCTAATGGGGTGGCGACGCCCGTCTCCCTGGAGAACGGCCCTCATGCGCCGGTCTCGGTAAAACACGGCGGGAGCAGGTTACCGGATGACAGAGCGGAATCGATGGACGGGAGAACAGAGAACCACGTTGACACAGCAAACAGACTGAACGCTGCAGAAAACAACTTAGACACTGAGACAGATCTTCACGAGAGAACATCTAGCTTATCATTACACGGTTCCCAGGTGGTAGACCTCTCTTTTCATGATGACGCAGAAACGGGAAACTCCGAATTCAAAGACACAGACATTCCTGAGGGATCGAAGGCCGAGGATCTGGTTCTCATGTGGGATTCAGCACCGCATGCAGAGCCCACAGACGTATGTCGGCAGGGAGGCCCTGACATTGCAGAAAGACACCCGAAAGAGGCTGAGAGTGAAGAGAGAAGGCTCGACAGaagagaggaagatgaggacggagagaaagagaaacaggatATGGAGACGGACGAGAAGAACGAGAACAGGTGGAGGAACACTGGAGGAAGAGCAAAGAAGGAG CCCTCGCAACACTACTCCTCTTCAGCCCCCGGTCCCAgtaccacctcctcctcttctacTCCTCAACCTGCTCTTCTCACCTCAGACGACACTCCATGCCCTCCCCACGTCATGGCCCAGGTTTGGGTTCGGAACAACCGGGGGATGCAGGACAGCAAGAGCCTGGATGAAATCAGCCAAGCCTGCGGAG GTGGTCCAGGAGCCAGAGGAGGTGGCAGAAGCGGGCAGTCAGAGGGCCGAAGGGCCACCATCTCCTCGGCTCTGGAGCTGGAGGGGACGGTCAGCCATGAAGGAGACCTCACCAACTTCATCACAAAGAACCTGGAGCAGAAGATCAAAATGAGCTCCAAGCCCAGCCTGGACTGCAGTGATT CTGACTGCTCGGGTCCAATCTACCGAAGCCGAGGGTTGTCACGGAGACCAGCGGACATCCCGCCGATTGACCCCACAGTTCTGTTGGACCTCCAGAGACACACCCAGGAGGTGGCCCACAGCGtggagatgatgatgaagagccTCAACGGGACCATCCAGAAT ATGACGGCTCTGAGCGTTGGCTACATCCAGACCTACAGAGACTCTGTGGACAGCCTGGGAGAGTCTGTAGACATGAGCATAAAG GGCATGTACACACTAATGGCTCGTTGCGAGGAGCTGGATCGCTCCATGCAGCCCATCCACACGCTGGCGGCTCAGATCCGTGACATCAAACGCACCCTGGATGCTCTAGAAGCGATCTGCAAGTAA